The sequence TCTGAAATTCTTCAATCCCCAAGTTTAAATATTTTTCCTTAATTTTCCCCACTGCTATTATATCTATTTGCATCTTTACACCACCAAATACCTAGGAGGTTTATTGCAAAAGGCACAACGGCTAGGCTGAGTCCAATCTGTAAAGCTTACTTTATCCAGTTCGTATAAATCAGGGGGTTGCTCATATACTTCTACAAATTCCTCAATGGCATCATCAAGGTGATCTCTACACACTACATACATAAAATCAGCTCCAGTTAAATTTCTTTAATTATAGTATCTATATTATTCTCCAAAGAAATGCAAATCCCTGCAAAATCTAAATTTTAATAACCATATTCCGCTAAAATTACTGTTAATGTTAAAGTTTCTTCTCCTCTAATAACCTTTATTTCTACTTTATCCCCTATTTTTTTATTAGCCATTACCATTCTAAAATCCCGTAAAGAAGTTATTTTTTTGCCATCTGCATGGGTTATTATATCATTATTCCTTAATCCTCCTGCTTGAGCAGGACTATTAGGAGCAACCTCAACTATATATAATCCGTGATCTGTTGCAAGGTTATACTGTCTAGCTATAATAGGGCTTATTTCATTAATCATTATCCCTATCATTGGTCTCCTTACTTCTCCATACCTTACTATTTCATTAACAACATTTCTCACTATATTACTAGGTATAGCAAAACCTAAACCTTCTGCATTGGATATCTTTACACTGTTAATTCCTATAACTTGACCTATAGCATTGACTAAAGGGCCTCCACTATTACCAGGATTTATAGCTGCATCGGTTTGAATCAAAGAAAATACCCATTCATAAACTTCTAAAGATCTATCAGTAGCACTTATTACCCCTACTGCTACCGATTGTTGTAGTTCTAAACCTGTAGGATTACCAATAGCAATAGCCACTTCTCCTACAACTAATCTATCAGAATCCCCAAATTCCGCTGAAGGCAATCCTGATCTGTTAACCTTCAATACTGCTAGATCCGTTCCTGGGTCAGACCCTATAACTTCAGCTTCTAATTCTTCACCATTATCAAGGGTTACTATAATAACTTCTCCCCGTTCTATAACATGGTAATTTGTAACTATGTATCCTGATGGATCAATTATTACACCACTACCTACTCCCCGTTTTACTAATTGAGTAGTTCCCCTAAATATATCCCTTTGATTTACGTAATTACTAATACCTACAACGGCAGGGCTAACCCTTTGCACTGCTTCCACAACTGGTGTCCTTTGATAATCCTTAATTTCCCACTTAAAATCTCTGTTTGAATCCTGAGGAGGTGGTATTAAATCCCCTTCCCTAGGTGGTAGAGTTTGTTGTGGTGAAAAAAATGCTAATGCTATTATACCCCCTAAAAATGAAGATAACAGTGCTACTATAATAATAATTAACAAGCTAGGTCTTTTAGGTTTATAGTAGTATTCAAAATAATCCATTTCTTTTCCTCCCTCTCTTAATATTATTAACCTAAACATTAATTATAGCTTAATGAAGTTAGAAACTTCTTTTCTCGGTAGAATATCTAAATTCACATCAATACCCACTGCAATTTGGGCCTTTGCTAAAATACTTTCCACAGTTACTTTAGCTAGTTGAGGAAAATTATTCTGTTCACTTAAATGGGCTAATAAGACTTTCCGGGTTTTTCCCTTTAACAATTGAACTAATATTTTCCCAGCTGTAGTATTTGATAAATGGCCAAAGTCTCCAAGAATCCTTTTTTTCAGATACCAAGGGTAAGGTCCTGTTTCCACCATTTTTTCATCATGATTGGATTCTAATAAAAGGGTATTTGAATTGTAAATAGCTGCCATTATTTTATCATCAACTCTACCAGTATCTGTA is a genomic window of Anaerobranca gottschalkii DSM 13577 containing:
- a CDS encoding CxxH/CxxC protein — its product is MYVVCRDHLDDAIEEFVEVYEQPPDLYELDKVSFTDWTQPSRCAFCNKPPRYLVV
- a CDS encoding S1C family serine protease, whose protein sequence is MDYFEYYYKPKRPSLLIIIIVALLSSFLGGIIALAFFSPQQTLPPREGDLIPPPQDSNRDFKWEIKDYQRTPVVEAVQRVSPAVVGISNYVNQRDIFRGTTQLVKRGVGSGVIIDPSGYIVTNYHVIERGEVIIVTLDNGEELEAEVIGSDPGTDLAVLKVNRSGLPSAEFGDSDRLVVGEVAIAIGNPTGLELQQSVAVGVISATDRSLEVYEWVFSLIQTDAAINPGNSGGPLVNAIGQVIGINSVKISNAEGLGFAIPSNIVRNVVNEIVRYGEVRRPMIGIMINEISPIIARQYNLATDHGLYIVEVAPNSPAQAGGLRNNDIITHADGKKITSLRDFRMVMANKKIGDKVEIKVIRGEETLTLTVILAEYGY